DNA sequence from the Lysinibacillus sp. OF-1 genome:
ATGATCGCTTCTTTCTAATTCAAAATCATTACGATTTACAAATTGTAAGTATAAAGGAAAGTGCAGTTTTTGTAAAGAAAAGAAGACAGATGCTTTTTCGAATGGGCTGATTGCGCGTGTGTACATGATGTCATGAAAATAAAACGCGATAAAGGAGGATTGACTTTGAGTATTCAATTTTTACAGCAATTGTCACAAAGCACAGATAAGGAAATTGTCGCGATTGCTCGTGAAGAAGGCTTTAACATTACGACTTCGGAAGTCAAAAAACTTCGACCTTATTTGGAGCAATTCTCATTTTCTTGGCTTTTTTTAGGCATTCCAAAGGACATTCTAGTAGAAGTTGAGGCGGTTTTAGGAAGAAAGCGCTCTCGTCAACTCATCGCATTGTTTACAAAGTAAAAAGAAGCCCGAAATCAGTGTACTATACTGATTTCGGGCTTCTTTATCTTGCTCCATATCGGGTATTAGCCTTTTAACGCTTCAATATGCTCAGGCTTAAATGTACCACTTCGTAGCATTTCAATTTCAACTTTATACGGAGCTACCTTAGATTTTGCATCACTATTTAGCGGCACAAATGGTGTTTCTAAAATTTTAGGAACATTCATCAATTGCGGATGGTGCACCACATAGTTTAGGGCATCAAAGCCAATATGACCAAAGCCAATATTTTCGTGACGGTCTTTACCAGCACCTCGCACATTTTTTGAATCATTAATATGCAAGACTTTAATGCGATCCACACCGATAATTTTATCAAATTCGTTTAATACACCATCAAAATCTTCCACAATATTATAGCCAGCATCATGTGTATGACAAGTATCAAAGCAGACAGAAAGACGTTCGTTATGAGTGACGCCATCTATAATTTTCGCGAGCTCTTCAAAGGAGCGTCCACATTCTGTCCCTTTCCCTGCCATTGTTTCTAAAGCAATTTGAACGGGATAGTCTTGTGTTAATACCTCATTTAAGCCTTCAATAATTTTCGCAATCCCAGCGTCAGCACCAGCACCGACGTGAGCACCAGGATGCAAAACAATTTGCGTTGCTTCCAGTGCTGCTGTACGTTCAATTTCAGATTGTAGAAAATCAACCCCAAGGCGGAATGTTTCTGGTTTTTCTGTGTTGCCGATATTAATAATATAAGGTGCATGCACAACAATATTCGTCATGCCGTGCTCTTTCATATGCAGGAGACCATTCATAATGTTTAAATCCGCAATGGCTTTACGACGCGTATTTTGCGGAGCTCCTGTATAAATCATAAATGTATTAGCACCGTAAGATAGTGCCTCTTTACTAGAGCCAAGCAGCATTTCTTTCCCACTCATCGAAACATGTGAGCCAAGTAACATGTAAAAGCCCCCTTATTTTTTACCTCGTGCTTTTAAGCGACGTTCACGTTTTTTAATTTTTTCCATTTCCCATTTCATATTACGTTTATAGCCAGGTTTAACTTTTTTAGGCTTACGCACTAACGCTTTCGCTTTCACATCGATTTCATTCTCTTGCTTCACGCGATTTTTACGTGCGTGACGTTCTTTTAACTCAGACCATTCGCCATCTTTTACGTCTTTTTGCACAAATGGAATGCCCATTTTTTCGACACGAACTACTGCATCCTCATCAGACGGTTCAAATAAAGTAATGGCTGTTCCTTTATTGCCTGCACGTGCTGTACGTCCAACTCGGTGAATGAAGAATTCCAAGTCCTCTGGAATTTCATAGTTAATAACATGAGAAATTCCTTGAATATCAATACCACGTGCCGCTAAATCAGTAGCAACAATGTATTGATAGTCGAGTTCACGAATTTGCTTCATCATCTTTTTACGATCACGTGGACTTAAATCACCATGAATTTGGCCACAACGGATGCCATGCTCATTTAAATAACCAGCAACATGCTCTGCCGTTTTACGTGTGTTAGTAAAAATAACGGCTAAAAACGGATTGATACCTTCAATGACTTCTAATAAACGTTTGTTACGAGATTTTGAGCGCACTGGCACAAGTACAAAATCGATACCTTCTGCCACTGGTCGTTTATCATTCATATGGATGTGCACTGGAGCTTCCATATATTTCTTTAAAAATGGCTGAAGTTTTTCTGGAATCGTTGCAGAAAAAACATACATTTCAAGCTTTTCTGGCATCTGTGAAGCAAATCCATCAATCTCTTCTATGAAGCCCATATCGAAAGCTAAATCTGCTTCATCGACAACTAACATTGGTGCCGTATGCACAAATAACGCTTGTGCTGAAACAAGATCACGAATACGTCCAGGTGTTCCAACAACAATTTGAGGTTGTGTTTTTAATTTATCAATGGAGCGTTGTTTGTCCGTACCCCCAATAAATAGTTTCGCTTGAATAGCAGTTCCTTCTATTAATTGATTTAAAGCATCAAAAATTTGCTGTGCCAGCTCTCGTGTAGGGGAAGTAATAACGGCCTGTACTTCCTGTTTTTCTGCATCAATACGTTGAACAATTGGAATTAAAAAACTATGTGTTTTCCCTGTTCCTGTATGTGCCTGTCCAATGGCACTCTTCCCTTTTAATAAAAGTGGAATAATTTCTTTTTGAATTGGTGTCGGTTCTGTAAAGCCAAGTTTTGCAATGGCGTCCTGCAAAAATGGCTGAAAATTATAATCAGTATATTTTGACATCATTCGTTCCTCCTAACATCTTTCTCATTGTACCATGATTCGAACTTTAAGGTATATTTACGTCCTATTTCTTACAAGCATAAACATAATTTTAGTGTTTTATAATCACCGTAACAAAGCCCTTATCAAAGGTACTTGAAATACGCAGAATATGCAATCAAAAAAGCGCTGTAACAATGTTCGAAAACGCTAGTAATATGTAATTTTTATGTCAATTTATAGTGAACTAATGATTAGCATATTTCCCACATGTTATGATGGTGCTGTAAGATATTATAGGAGGTTGAGATTATGAAAGCAGCAAGATGGTATAAAGCAAAAGACATCCGTGTAGAAAACATTGAAGAACCAGTCATCACACCTGGAAAAGTAAAGATTAAAGTACATTGGACAGGCATTTGTGGTAGTGATTTACATGAATACGCAGCTGGGCCAATCTTTATTCCAGTGGAGCAACCTCACTATGTAAGTAAAGATATCGCACCAATTGTTATGGGACATGAATTCTCAGGAGAAGTCGTAGAAACTGGCGATGGTGTAACATCCGTTAAAGTGGGAGATCCTGTCGTTGTTGAACCGATCCTTGCATGTGGTGAATGTGCAGCGTGTAAAAAAGGGAAATACAATATTTGTAAACACCTAGGTTTCCACGGTTTATCAGGCGGTGGCGGAGGATTCTCTGAATATACAATGGTAGATGAAAAAATGGTTCACAAAATGCCAGAAGGTCTTTCTTATGAACAAGGGGCACTTGTAGAGCCAGCAGCAGTTGCCTTACATGCAGTACGTCAAAGTAAATTGAAAGCTGGCGACAAAGCGGCTGTATTTGGAACAGGTCCAATCGGGCTTCTTGTGATCGAAGCATTACGTGCAGCAGGCGCAGCAGAAATATATGCTGTAGAGCTTTCAGCAGAGCGTGCCGCAAAAGCTTTAGAACTTGGTGCAACAGCCGTAATTAACCCTAAAGACGAAGATGCAGTAGCTCGTCTACATGAATTAACAAACGGCGGCGTAGACGTTGCCTTTGAAGTAACAGGTGTTCCAGTGGTATTACAACAAGCCATTGATTCCACAACTTTTGAAGGCGAAACAATCATCGTATCTATTTGGGAGTCTACTGCATCTATTCAACCAAACAATCTTGTTCTATCAGAGCGTTCAGTCAAAGGAATTATCGCGTACCGTGATATTTTCCCAGCAGTAATGGAGCTCATGACACAAGGTTACTTCCCTGCGGACAAGCTTGTCACAAAACGCATTGCACTTGATGAAGTGGTGACAGAGGGTTTCGAGGCATTAATGAAAGAGCGAAATCATATTAAAATCCTTGTAAATTCACAAGCTTAATATAGAGAGACAGGTAGAGAGGCTTCCTCTACCTGTTTTTTAATCTTTAACTTTATCCATTTTCCCCTTAATTTCCAGATTCGCCATAAGGAAGTTCACCTTATTTTCTCCAAATACTCCTAATGTACGTTTTTGTATATTTGCCTCTATAATTTTATTAATTTCTTCCTTTGAAAGCCCACTTGCTTGGGCAATTCGGTCCACTTGTATTTGTGCCGCCTTCACACTAATATGTGGGTCTAATCCTGAACCTGAGGCAGTCATTAAATCAGAAGGTATATCTTGTCGTTGTACGGATGGATTTGCAAGTAAAAACTTCTCGATATCTGCCTCTATCCGTTTCTTCAATTCTGGATTCGTTGATGCATAGTTAAATGTACCTGAGCTAACACCACTGTAGCTCACTTCGCCATTGTCATCTGGTAGCATATCCTCTTTCGTATAAATATTATAGTTAACAGATGAAACACGCCCCCAGAAATATTCTGGAGCAGTAAAATTTTGACCGATTAATTCAGAACCAACCGCTTGACCGTCCATTTCGATTAAACTGCCATTTGCTTGTTGATGAAACACCCCTTGGGCTAAAGCTGTCACGGCAAACGGGTATATTAAACCACATATAATGAACATGGCGATTGTTATAAGTAATGCCTGCTTAGAACTATCAAAAATTTTTCGCATATAGCTTCCTCCCTATAATCCAACTATACGAAATAATGGTCCTACTAGTAGATCAATGATTTTAATGCCAATAAACGGTGCTATTATTCCGCCAACACCGTACACAAGCAAATTTTTATTCAATAATTTCGCGGCACTCATTGGCTTATACTTAACGCCTCTCATGGCGATTGGAATAAGCAATGGAATAATGACCGCATTAAAAATTAAGGCAGAAATAATGGCACTAGTAGGTGAATTGAGATTCATAATATTTAATGCTTTCATCTCAGGTACAGCAACCATTAGCATAGCTGGAATAATAGCAAAATATTTTGCGATATCGTTTGCAATACTAAATGTAGTTAAAGCACCGCGAGTCATTAGCAACTGCTTGCCAATTTCGACAACTTCAATAATTTTAGTTGGATTTGAATCTAAATCAACCATATTCGCAGCTTCCTTTGCTGCATTGGTTCCTGAATTCATGGCAAGCCCTACATTCGCCTGTGCCAGTGCTGGCGCATCATTCGTACCATCACCCGTCATCGCTACAACTTTACCTTGTGCCTGCTCGTCTTTAATCACTTGGATTTTATCTTCTGGCTTACTTTCTGCAATAAAGCTATCTACGCCCGCTTCCTTTGCGATTGCTGCTGCAGTAAGTGGATTATCACCCGTACACATAATCGTTTTAATGCCCATTGCACGAAGTTGTTCAAAGCGTTCCTTCAGTCCAGCCTTGACGACATCCTTTAAATAAATGACCCCTAAAATTTTATCGTTTAACGCTACTAACAGTGGTGTCCCACCAACAGAAGACACTTGTTGAACCAATTGATCCAAATTGCTAGGAATGCTATGACCTGCTTTCATACATTCTTTTTTTATCGTATCAGTGGCTCCCTTTCGAACTTTAGTGCCATCTAGTGTATCTAAACCACTCATTCGTGTCTGTGCGGTAAATGGAATATGCTCACTTGACTTAATCATGTTTTCTTCACTGTCCGTATTTACCCCTAATTGGGTGGCCAATGATAAAATAGATTTCCCCTCTGGTGTATCGTCTGTTAGAGAACTTAGCCATGCAGCTCGAATTAAATCCTTAGTTTCCACCCCTTTTACTGGTAAAAACTCAGCTGCCATGCGATTTCCATACGTGATCGTTCCTGTTTTATCTAGGATTAATGTATCTACATCTCCACATGCCTCTACCGCTCTACCAGACATCGCAATAACATTAAATTGTGTTACTCTATCCATTCCTGCAATTCCGATCGCCGACAATAATCCACCAATTGTTGTCGGAATTAGACAAACTGTCAGGGCAATTAATGTAGCGATAGAAATCGGCACATTTAAATAAGTTGTCATTGGGTAGAGTGACACCACAACTAATAGAAAAATAATCGTTAAACTTACAAGAAGTGTGTTAAGTGCTATTTCATTTGGTGTTTTCTTGCGACTAGCTCCTTCAATAAGCGTTATCATTTTATCTAGAAATGATTCACCAGGCATGGAAGTAATTTCGATTATCAACCAATCACTTGTCACCGTCGTCCCGCCCGTAACTGACGAAAAATCTCCGCCCCGTTCTTTCACTACAGGAGCAGATTCACCTGTAATTGCGGATTCATCTACAGTAGCAATTCCGTCAATGACCTCCCCATCATTGGGAATGACCTCTCCAGCTTGAACTAACACCATATCTCCTTTTTTTAATTCATGTGCCAGTTTAAAAATTTCAGAACCATCATTTAGCAAAACACGTGCCTGTGTCACTGTCTTTGTTTTTTTTAATGTTTGGACCTGTGCTTTCCCTCTTCCTTCTGCAATCGACTCTGCAAAATTGGCAAATAGAATCGTAACAAATAGAATAATAGCTACAATACCATTATATAATCGTGCATGTTCTCCACTCTCATTACCAAACAAATTTGGAAAAAGAACTAATAGTAACACGAACAAAAATCCTACCTCCACAACAAACATAACAGGATTCTTCAGCATATATATGGGGCTAAATTTCTTAAAAGCATCTATTAATGCTCTTTTTAGTATGACGCCAGTCATAAAACTTTTTCTTGCTGTTTCCATATGTGTCTCTCCTCATTAAGAATAAAGTTGTAAGTGCTCTGTAATTGGACCAAGTGCTAAAGCTGGTAAAAATGTCAGCGCACCAATCATCAAAACGACAGCCACAAGTAAAAAAGTAAAAGTTGTCGTATCCGTTTTTAATGTCCCTACTGAATCGCTATGCCTTACTTTATTAGCAAGTAAAGAAGCGATAGCTAATTGAATAATTATAGTTACATAACGACCAAAGAACATAGCAAAACCTGTTGTTATATTCCAAAAGGTTGAATTATCCGCTAAACCTTCGAAGCCAGAGCCATTGTTGGCAGAGGCAGAGGCAAATTCATATAGAACTTGTGATAATCCATGTGCCCCTGGATTCGTTATTCCAGCTATTCCAGATGGTGTTGCAACCGCAAGTGCTGAAAAGAGCAAAATAATAGCAGGATGAATTAGAATACAAAGAGCAATTAATTTCATTTCTTTTTCTTCGATTTTTTTACCTAAAAACTGTGGAGATCGACCAATCATTAGACAGGCAATGAAAATGGTCAGCAGGACATACATCATCATGTTCATCAGGCCAACTCCTTTGCCTCCGAACACAACATTGAGCATCATATTAAACATAGGTACTAGACCACCAAGTGGCGTTAAAGTATCATGCATATTGTTAATAGACCCTGTAGTAAATGCAGTCGTTACAGTCGTAAATAATGCCGATTGTGCTACCCCAAAGCGTATTTCTTTTCCTTCCATACTCCCAAGCTCCTGTGTAATGCCGAGTTCACTAATGAATGGATTACCAGCCTTCTCTGCAATGTACACAGTCACTAATCCTACGAGGAACAATATACTCATTGCCGTAAAAATAGCTAACCCCTGTTTTCCAAAAATAGTTTTCTCTTTTCTGTAGGCAACCATCAGACTAAAAGCGATGACACATGCCCCTGGTAATAACATCATAGATAACATCTCTACTATATTTGAAAGAACGGTCGGATTTTCAAAAGGTGTGGTTGAATTGGCTCCGTTAAAACCACCACCATTTGTCCCTATATGTTTAATAGATTCAAGAGAAGCAATAGGTCCAAGTGCAATATCTTGCAATTTACCCTCTATTGTTTGTACTGTTTGATTGCCATTGAAGGTTTGAGGTGATCCTTGAGATACTAAAATAAGAGCCACAACAATGGAAAAAGGCATTAAAATACGAGTAATAACACGAACAAAATCGACAAAAAAATTCCCTATCGTATCTGTTTTAGCTACTAATCTACGACAGAAAGCCATACAAGCGGCATAACCTGTAGCTGCTGATGTAAACATCATAAAAGTAATGACTAGCATCTGTGATAAATAGCTGA
Encoded proteins:
- the kdpA gene encoding potassium-transporting ATPase subunit KdpA, which gives rise to MWQIAIVLIIYLPLVILTGHYLYRVTLQQKTWLDPLLDKVDAAIYKVCGIKRLDMTGKEYVLSLIISNAMMVFVGYIILRIQALLFLNPNNIDNMEATLSFNTIISFITNTNLQHYSGESGLSYLSQMLVITFMMFTSAATGYAACMAFCRRLVAKTDTIGNFFVDFVRVITRILMPFSIVVALILVSQGSPQTFNGNQTVQTIEGKLQDIALGPIASLESIKHIGTNGGGFNGANSTTPFENPTVLSNIVEMLSMMLLPGACVIAFSLMVAYRKEKTIFGKQGLAIFTAMSILFLVGLVTVYIAEKAGNPFISELGITQELGSMEGKEIRFGVAQSALFTTVTTAFTTGSINNMHDTLTPLGGLVPMFNMMLNVVFGGKGVGLMNMMMYVLLTIFIACLMIGRSPQFLGKKIEEKEMKLIALCILIHPAIILLFSALAVATPSGIAGITNPGAHGLSQVLYEFASASANNGSGFEGLADNSTFWNITTGFAMFFGRYVTIIIQLAIASLLANKVRHSDSVGTLKTDTTTFTFLLVAVVLMIGALTFLPALALGPITEHLQLYS
- the kdpC gene encoding K(+)-transporting ATPase subunit C, with protein sequence MRKIFDSSKQALLITIAMFIICGLIYPFAVTALAQGVFHQQANGSLIEMDGQAVGSELIGQNFTAPEYFWGRVSSVNYNIYTKEDMLPDDNGEVSYSGVSSGTFNYASTNPELKKRIEADIEKFLLANPSVQRQDIPSDLMTASGSGLDPHISVKAAQIQVDRIAQASGLSKEEINKIIEANIQKRTLGVFGENKVNFLMANLEIKGKMDKVKD
- a CDS encoding 2,3-butanediol dehydrogenase, with protein sequence MKAARWYKAKDIRVENIEEPVITPGKVKIKVHWTGICGSDLHEYAAGPIFIPVEQPHYVSKDIAPIVMGHEFSGEVVETGDGVTSVKVGDPVVVEPILACGECAACKKGKYNICKHLGFHGLSGGGGGFSEYTMVDEKMVHKMPEGLSYEQGALVEPAAVALHAVRQSKLKAGDKAAVFGTGPIGLLVIEALRAAGAAEIYAVELSAERAAKALELGATAVINPKDEDAVARLHELTNGGVDVAFEVTGVPVVLQQAIDSTTFEGETIIVSIWESTASIQPNNLVLSERSVKGIIAYRDIFPAVMELMTQGYFPADKLVTKRIALDEVVTEGFEALMKERNHIKILVNSQA
- a CDS encoding endonuclease IV produces the protein MSIQFLQQLSQSTDKEIVAIAREEGFNITTSEVKKLRPYLEQFSFSWLFLGIPKDILVEVEAVLGRKRSRQLIALFTK
- the kdpB gene encoding potassium-transporting ATPase subunit KdpB; this encodes METARKSFMTGVILKRALIDAFKKFSPIYMLKNPVMFVVEVGFLFVLLLVLFPNLFGNESGEHARLYNGIVAIILFVTILFANFAESIAEGRGKAQVQTLKKTKTVTQARVLLNDGSEIFKLAHELKKGDMVLVQAGEVIPNDGEVIDGIATVDESAITGESAPVVKERGGDFSSVTGGTTVTSDWLIIEITSMPGESFLDKMITLIEGASRKKTPNEIALNTLLVSLTIIFLLVVVSLYPMTTYLNVPISIATLIALTVCLIPTTIGGLLSAIGIAGMDRVTQFNVIAMSGRAVEACGDVDTLILDKTGTITYGNRMAAEFLPVKGVETKDLIRAAWLSSLTDDTPEGKSILSLATQLGVNTDSEENMIKSSEHIPFTAQTRMSGLDTLDGTKVRKGATDTIKKECMKAGHSIPSNLDQLVQQVSSVGGTPLLVALNDKILGVIYLKDVVKAGLKERFEQLRAMGIKTIMCTGDNPLTAAAIAKEAGVDSFIAESKPEDKIQVIKDEQAQGKVVAMTGDGTNDAPALAQANVGLAMNSGTNAAKEAANMVDLDSNPTKIIEVVEIGKQLLMTRGALTTFSIANDIAKYFAIIPAMLMVAVPEMKALNIMNLNSPTSAIISALIFNAVIIPLLIPIAMRGVKYKPMSAAKLLNKNLLVYGVGGIIAPFIGIKIIDLLVGPLFRIVGL
- a CDS encoding DEAD/DEAH box helicase translates to MSKYTDYNFQPFLQDAIAKLGFTEPTPIQKEIIPLLLKGKSAIGQAHTGTGKTHSFLIPIVQRIDAEKQEVQAVITSPTRELAQQIFDALNQLIEGTAIQAKLFIGGTDKQRSIDKLKTQPQIVVGTPGRIRDLVSAQALFVHTAPMLVVDEADLAFDMGFIEEIDGFASQMPEKLEMYVFSATIPEKLQPFLKKYMEAPVHIHMNDKRPVAEGIDFVLVPVRSKSRNKRLLEVIEGINPFLAVIFTNTRKTAEHVAGYLNEHGIRCGQIHGDLSPRDRKKMMKQIRELDYQYIVATDLAARGIDIQGISHVINYEIPEDLEFFIHRVGRTARAGNKGTAITLFEPSDEDAVVRVEKMGIPFVQKDVKDGEWSELKERHARKNRVKQENEIDVKAKALVRKPKKVKPGYKRNMKWEMEKIKKRERRLKARGKK
- a CDS encoding deoxyribonuclease IV → MLLGSHVSMSGKEMLLGSSKEALSYGANTFMIYTGAPQNTRRKAIADLNIMNGLLHMKEHGMTNIVVHAPYIINIGNTEKPETFRLGVDFLQSEIERTAALEATQIVLHPGAHVGAGADAGIAKIIEGLNEVLTQDYPVQIALETMAGKGTECGRSFEELAKIIDGVTHNERLSVCFDTCHTHDAGYNIVEDFDGVLNEFDKIIGVDRIKVLHINDSKNVRGAGKDRHENIGFGHIGFDALNYVVHHPQLMNVPKILETPFVPLNSDAKSKVAPYKVEIEMLRSGTFKPEHIEALKG